The Breoghania sp. genome has a segment encoding these proteins:
- a CDS encoding translocation/assembly module TamB domain-containing protein produces MRRFFIIIAVILCLILLVPVAFLAAMQTQAARDLAERKLNEALTSEGRRVELASPRIDWDGTLHATSLSVSDDEGTWLKADGIRATWTPLALLGGRISIGSVSVENIEVPRQPISLGEAASDQAGDSEKVDGTAGGVPIDVDIPHIRLDRIALGAPLVGAPVEMTAQASVRLRASPAIIEVATHVERIDEVSGRFDASIGYVQDNPFLRIDMRANEPAGGLIARLLRIETLPSVNASISGEGRPDSWYGRLSVALNRQQTVKGRLTLTRVDANRELALSLDGALADILPPGMRDVFAGALHVKGTADLADDFTPLGGQFEMTSEALEIKADGDYDMATGALSANVDGGLLRPATWGLNEDALSADELRLTASGSGLISNLQWAFALQGSDLSTPQGRVARLSISGKGSDTDLRKESLNVPIALKADGDLAAVSEPALKPLVGPFTLASTARLRADDALDLQDIDLTTQAGRARLAGVYETEAARLTGDLTIGDLSILSELAGRALGGTLAAHLNVEGNPAAQSGIAKLDVTGENLEAGDPRLQALLGTSTTLATTIERDESGVLTLSDTTLSGAGLKAEAAGRIDPENVSLTASASVEELNPLDERISGGLSLEAELSGPLTDPQINATLSSERLLMQGEAVEGLVAKAEGNAPDGRLSGTVALDARFRGQPLSASARLETLADGTRKLEEISVKAASTRLDGNLTLAANGRPSGSIDLTSPDLAEIAPLLLQEISGALTARVDIAQTSGEDVAHVRVQAQKLKSAGISIATADLDATVTDPLATPRIQGILAARDIRQGAILVSNVSGRADHDGKVTEFSARAELSDGDLSLGGKLEPEGDGFSITLAKAGGKYKGLETRLSRQAKILIENGTAKLQDIALVLGSGSAEISGSAGEDLDVDVTLNAVPLSLANAFAPEAGLRGTLSGTAHAGGQAANPQARWSLAWANAGAAPIASFGLPAIQVKSDGQLQDNKVTHTTVTTIGGGAVTAKGSANLAAKPIALDMRVNGTMPLAILQRRLIEAGLRMEGSAVLDMRIGGTVAAPDYGGTITGSGITAIGLDTGITVKSLAIDARFSPTELRLTSLSGDLGGGRISGQGTLGLGNGLPADFALKIDNATYQDGAIVKANLDADMTLSGPLAGSPDLRGSVTLNRTDITIPETIAGKISPLAVKHVNAPADIRQQTETLDKGDGGGTGGGDLRLDLTVNAPGQMFVRGRGLQAELAGTIRIKGTSGSPVTSGGFTLRRGTLVVLSRQLTFTNGEITFLGSFDPRLDFAATTTTSNAEVVVRVTGNASDPQIVFSSNPELPQDEVMAQLLFGQSLSNLSPAQIAQLASAVATLGGNDPLDRLRQTLGVDSINLTADEDNNAAVNIGKNLGNKLRLGVQQGTAASSSRVTIDLDINKTLRARGEVGEDGESKAGIYFEREY; encoded by the coding sequence ATGCGCCGCTTTTTCATCATCATTGCCGTCATCCTTTGCCTGATCCTGCTGGTTCCGGTCGCCTTTCTGGCAGCCATGCAGACGCAGGCCGCGCGAGACCTTGCCGAACGCAAGCTCAATGAGGCGCTGACGAGCGAAGGGCGCAGGGTCGAGCTTGCTTCACCGCGTATCGACTGGGACGGTACGTTGCACGCCACCTCGCTGAGCGTTTCCGATGATGAGGGAACCTGGCTGAAGGCTGACGGCATCCGCGCGACATGGACCCCACTGGCGCTTCTGGGTGGGCGTATTTCCATCGGTTCCGTCTCGGTTGAGAACATCGAGGTTCCACGCCAGCCAATCAGCCTCGGCGAAGCGGCGTCGGATCAAGCCGGAGACAGCGAGAAAGTCGACGGCACTGCGGGCGGGGTGCCGATCGATGTCGATATTCCGCATATCCGGCTCGACCGCATTGCACTCGGCGCGCCACTGGTCGGGGCTCCGGTGGAGATGACCGCACAGGCGAGTGTTCGGCTGAGGGCGAGCCCGGCGATCATCGAAGTCGCAACCCATGTGGAGCGCATCGATGAAGTGTCCGGACGCTTCGACGCCTCCATCGGCTATGTCCAGGACAATCCGTTCCTGCGCATCGACATGCGCGCCAACGAGCCCGCCGGCGGCCTGATCGCGCGTCTCCTGCGGATCGAGACCCTGCCCTCGGTCAATGCAAGCATTTCCGGAGAAGGCCGTCCGGATTCCTGGTATGGGCGCCTCTCCGTCGCACTCAATCGCCAGCAGACCGTAAAAGGTCGTCTGACCCTCACGCGCGTGGACGCCAATCGCGAGCTCGCGTTGTCATTGGACGGCGCGCTGGCGGACATCCTGCCACCGGGCATGCGCGATGTCTTTGCAGGTGCCCTGCACGTGAAGGGCACTGCCGATCTGGCAGACGACTTCACCCCACTCGGCGGCCAGTTTGAAATGACGTCAGAGGCGCTCGAGATCAAGGCCGACGGCGATTACGACATGGCGACCGGCGCCCTGAGCGCGAACGTGGATGGCGGACTTCTGCGCCCCGCGACCTGGGGCTTGAACGAAGATGCCCTTTCTGCCGACGAACTGAGACTGACCGCTTCGGGCTCCGGCCTGATCTCCAACCTGCAATGGGCCTTCGCATTGCAAGGCTCGGATCTGAGCACACCGCAAGGCCGTGTGGCGCGCCTATCGATTTCCGGTAAGGGTTCGGATACGGACCTGCGCAAGGAAAGCCTGAACGTTCCCATCGCACTGAAGGCAGACGGCGATCTCGCCGCCGTTTCCGAGCCTGCGCTCAAACCGCTTGTCGGCCCCTTCACACTCGCGAGTACGGCACGCCTTCGCGCGGACGACGCCCTCGACCTTCAGGACATCGATCTGACCACGCAAGCGGGACGCGCCAGACTGGCCGGCGTCTATGAGACCGAAGCGGCGCGGCTGACGGGCGACCTCACCATAGGCGACCTGTCGATCCTTTCGGAACTGGCTGGCCGCGCGCTTGGCGGCACGCTTGCAGCTCACCTCAATGTGGAGGGCAATCCCGCGGCGCAATCCGGCATCGCGAAGCTTGATGTGACCGGCGAGAACCTCGAAGCAGGCGATCCGAGACTTCAGGCTCTGCTCGGCACCTCAACGACGCTGGCAACCACGATCGAGCGCGATGAAAGCGGTGTCCTCACCCTTTCCGACACCACCCTGTCGGGCGCGGGCCTGAAAGCAGAGGCAGCGGGCCGTATCGACCCCGAAAACGTTTCCCTCACCGCAAGCGCGTCCGTGGAAGAGCTCAACCCGCTCGATGAGCGCATTTCCGGGGGGCTGAGCCTTGAGGCAGAGCTATCCGGCCCGCTCACCGATCCGCAGATCAATGCAACGCTTTCCAGCGAGCGCCTCCTAATGCAGGGCGAGGCAGTCGAAGGCCTTGTTGCCAAGGCCGAAGGCAATGCGCCTGATGGACGGCTTTCCGGCACTGTGGCGCTTGATGCCCGCTTCCGCGGCCAGCCTCTTTCGGCAAGCGCCCGGCTTGAAACCCTGGCCGATGGCACCCGCAAGCTGGAAGAGATCTCGGTGAAGGCCGCCAGCACGCGCCTTGATGGCAATCTGACCCTGGCGGCCAACGGACGCCCCAGCGGCTCGATTGATCTCACCTCGCCTGATCTGGCCGAAATCGCGCCTCTCCTTCTTCAGGAGATTTCTGGTGCATTGACGGCGCGGGTCGATATTGCACAAACCAGTGGCGAGGACGTCGCACACGTGCGCGTGCAGGCGCAAAAGCTCAAGAGTGCGGGCATTTCCATTGCGACCGCCGATCTCGACGCCACGGTCACAGATCCATTGGCGACCCCGCGCATTCAGGGAATACTTGCCGCGCGTGATATCCGGCAGGGGGCCATCCTTGTCAGCAATGTTTCCGGCCGCGCCGATCATGATGGCAAGGTGACGGAGTTTTCGGCCAGGGCGGAGCTCTCCGATGGTGATCTGTCGCTCGGCGGCAAGCTTGAGCCGGAGGGCGACGGCTTTTCGATCACGCTTGCCAAAGCGGGCGGCAAGTACAAGGGACTTGAAACACGTCTTTCCCGACAGGCGAAGATCCTGATCGAGAACGGAACGGCAAAGCTGCAGGATATCGCGCTGGTGCTCGGCAGCGGCTCGGCGGAAATTTCGGGAAGCGCGGGCGAGGATCTCGACGTCGACGTCACACTCAACGCGGTTCCTCTCAGCCTCGCGAATGCCTTTGCGCCCGAGGCAGGCCTTCGCGGCACACTTTCGGGCACGGCGCATGCAGGCGGCCAAGCCGCCAATCCGCAGGCCCGGTGGTCGCTTGCATGGGCGAATGCGGGCGCCGCTCCCATCGCCTCCTTTGGCTTGCCCGCCATTCAGGTAAAAAGCGACGGCCAGCTTCAGGACAATAAGGTCACGCACACCACAGTGACGACCATCGGTGGAGGGGCGGTCACCGCGAAGGGATCGGCAAATCTCGCGGCCAAGCCGATTGCGCTCGATATGCGGGTCAACGGCACGATGCCGCTGGCCATTCTCCAGCGCCGCCTTATCGAGGCTGGGTTGCGGATGGAAGGCTCCGCCGTGCTCGACATGCGCATTGGCGGCACGGTCGCGGCGCCGGATTACGGCGGCACGATCACCGGTTCCGGCATCACCGCAATCGGCCTCGACACCGGCATCACCGTGAAGTCGCTGGCCATCGACGCGCGTTTCTCCCCGACCGAGCTCCGTCTCACCTCGCTCAGCGGCGATCTGGGTGGAGGTCGGATTTCCGGTCAGGGTACGCTTGGCCTCGGCAACGGCCTGCCCGCAGACTTCGCACTCAAGATCGACAATGCGACCTATCAGGATGGGGCCATCGTCAAGGCGAACCTCGATGCCGACATGACCCTGTCGGGCCCGCTGGCCGGGTCCCCCGACCTGCGCGGATCGGTGACCCTGAACCGCACCGACATCACGATCCCCGAAACGATTGCGGGCAAGATATCGCCCCTGGCGGTCAAACACGTCAACGCACCTGCCGACATTCGCCAACAGACCGAAACGCTGGATAAGGGAGATGGCGGGGGCACCGGCGGGGGTGATCTTCGGCTTGATCTGACGGTGAATGCGCCGGGACAGATGTTCGTTCGCGGGCGCGGGCTCCAGGCGGAGCTTGCAGGCACGATCCGTATCAAGGGCACCAGCGGTTCACCCGTGACCAGCGGCGGCTTCACCCTGCGCCGCGGAACGCTCGTGGTGCTGTCACGCCAGCTCACCTTCACAAATGGTGAAATCACCTTCCTGGGTAGCTTCGACCCGCGGCTCGACTTCGCCGCAACAACCACCACCTCGAATGCGGAAGTCGTGGTGCGTGTCACAGGCAATGCCTCGGACCCTCAGATC